From Pseudomonas fluorescens:
CGGTGCGTATTTTTGCCGCAGCCAGCCGTGTGATCTCCCTGCGTTTGCGCCCGCTGCGTGCCACCGATGAATTGCTGGTGCAACTGGAGGAGGGCACCGGGCCCAAGACCGCATCCGAACTCATCCTTTATATGGCGCAGTACCTCACTCATAAAGTGCAGGATCTGGTCTCGGACCTGTCTGAAATCGTCGATATCGAGGAAGAAAAACTGGATGCCGACGAACGGTATACTCCGGAGCATGGCAGCGTTTTGCAGATCCGTCGGCGAGCGGCCGGGCTCAAGCGTTTCCTGTTCCCGCAGCGGGATATTTTTGCCCAGCTGACGCGGATCAAATTGCCGTGGTTTTGTGATGACGATGCCGACTACTGGAACGAATTGAACAACAGCCTGACCCGCTACCTGGAAGAGCTCGAATTGACCCGGGAGCGCGTGGGGCTTGTGCTTGAGACCGAAGACCGGCGCTTGAGCGTGCGCATGAACCGCACCATGTACCGCTTCGGGATCATCACCGGGATCTTCCTGCCGATGAGCTTTCTGACCGGCCTGCTGGGGATCAATGTGGGGGGGATTCCGTTCTCTTCCAGCCCCTACGGATTTGTGATTGCCTGCCTGCTGATGGTCTCGGTGGCGCTCGGACAATGGTGGCTATTTCGACGATTGCGCTGGGTTTGACCTGAATATGAGCTGAACGTAGGAAGGGTCCCATGTGACCTCAAGAATTTTACCCTCGTCTTTTAAAACACTTGCGAGAGGTCTTTATGCACGATCCGTTCGAACAGTCTTTGCGTGACATGCTCAATGCCTCGCCGTCCAACCGCGACGACGATGCTTGCCTGGGTCGCGTGTTGAAAACCGCCAACCGTCAGGTGGGTGCGGGGGACCTGTTCGGCCTGCTCGGTCGGTGGTTACCGGCGTTGATGATGGCCCTGAACAACGGTTCAGCCCATGTATCGCCGGTTTCCCGTCGTAAACCTCTTGCTCGCACTGCTGATAAGGCTGATTGAATATGGAACTTGATCTCTGGACCCAGAGCCTGGTCACCGCGATGACCGCATTGTGGACCAAGGTGGCGAATTTCATTCCCAACCTGTTTGGGGCGCTGGTCCTGGTGCTGCTGGGCTTTGTCGTGGCCAAGCTGCTCGACACCCTGCTGTCCAAATTGCTCGCGAAACTGGGCCTTGATCGCCTGATGGCAGGTACGGGGCTGACCAAGCTGCTCGGCCGCGCCGGTCTGCAAGTGCCGATTTCGACCTTGATCGGCAAGATCGTCTATTGGTTCGTATTGCTGATTTTTCTGGTTTCAGCGGCTCAATCCCTTGGACTTGAGCGAGTTTCAGCTACGCTCGACATGCTTGCGCTGTATTTACCGAAGGTTTTCGGTGGCGCGCTGGTCCTGCTTGTCGGCGTTTTGCTGGCGCAACTGGCCAATGGGCTGGTGCGCGGGGCTGCCGAAGGGGTAGGGCTGGACTATGCGGCAGGCCTGGGGCGAATTGCCCAGGGGCTGGTGATCATCATCAGTATTTCCGTCGCGATCAGCCAGTTGGAGGTCAAAACTGACCTGCTCAACCATGTGATTGTGATTGTTTTGATTACCGTTGGTCTGGCCGTTGCGCTGGCCATGGGGTTGGGAAGCCGGGAAATTGCCGGCCAGATTCTTGCGGGAATCTACGTGCGTGAGTTGTATCAGGTGGGGCAGCAAGTGCGTGTGGGCGAGGTCGAAGGGCAAATCGAGGAGATCGGCACGGTCAAGACAACGGTGCTGACCGATGACGGCGACCTGGTGTCGCTGTCCAATCGGATTCTCCTGGAGCAGCAGGTCAGTAGCCGCTAACGCGGCAAACCCTGCTAATGTACGCCGCCGCGAACCTGGGTGACCGGATTGCAGCGGACATTGACCTGACTGTCGGCACGACTTGTTTTGAATAAAGCCCAAACGCTGTCCACGCGCTATGACCCCCGTGAGCTCTCTGATGAGGAGTTGGTCGCGCGCGCGCACACGGAGCTGTTTCACGTAACTCGTGCGTACGAAGAATTGATGCGCAGATATCAACGCACTCTGTTCAACGTTTGTTCAAGGTATTTAGGGAACGATAGAGATGCGGATGATGTCTGTCAGGAAGTGATGCTCAAGGTGCTGTACGGCCTGAAGAACTTCGAGGGCAAATCGAAGTTCAAGACCTGGCTCTACAGCATCACGTACAACGAGTGCATCACGCAGTATCGGAAGGAACGGCGAAAGCGTCGCTTGATGGACGCCTTGAGTCTCGACCCCCTTGAGGAGGCGTCTGAAGAAAAGACGCCGGCACCCGAGGAGAAGGGTGGACTTGATCGCTGGTTGGTGCATGTGAACCCGATTGACCGGGAAATTCTGGTGCTACGATTTGTCGCAGAGCTGGAGTTTCAGGAAATCGCCGACATCATGCACATGGGTTTGAGTGCTACAAAAATGCGTTACAAACGTGCTCTTGATAAATTACGTGAGAAATTTGCGGGCGAGACTGAAACTTAGTGCGTGGCAAATATCTCTTACGTGTAGGCAAGTTCTGTTAGACTTGTCGCCGAGTTGTCCCCCGGTTTGTGGGACTGCTTTACAATCACCAGATGGGGATTTAACGGATGAAACTGAAAAACACCTTGGGCTTGGCCATTGGTACTCTTATTGCCGCTACTTCTTTCGGCGCGCTGGCACAAGGCCAAGGCGCAGTTGAAGGCCAGCTGTTCTACAAAAAGCAGTTCAACGATAGCGTCAAGCACATCGAAGACGGCTATAACCCTGGCGCTAGCATCGGTTACTTCATTACCGACGACGTGTCGGTTAACCTGAACTACGACACCACCAACCACACCCGTTCGAACGACGGTACTGGCAACCAGAAGATCAAAGGTGACACTGGCAGCGTGACTGCTCAGTACCACTTTGGTCAGGCCGGTGTTGACTCCCTGCGTCCATACGTAGAAGGTGGTTTCGGTCACCAGAGCCGTACCAACGTACAGGCTGACGGCCACAGCGGTCGCGACCAGTCGACCCTGGCTATCGCTGGCGCTGGTGTGAAGTACTACTTCACCAACAACCTGTTCGCTCGTGCTGGCGTTGAGTCTGACTACAACCTGGACAACGGCAAGTGGGACTACTCCGCACTGGTTGGCCTGGGCGTGAACTTCGGCGGTAACGCTGGCGCAGCTGCTCCAGCTCCTACCCCAGCACCAGCTCCAGAGCCAGTTCCAGAGCCAGAAGCTCCGGTTGCTCAGGTTGTTCGTGTTGAGCTGGACGTCAAGTTCGACTTCGACAAGGCCGTTGTTAAGCCTAACAGCTACGGCGACGTGAAAAACCTGGCCGACTTCATGGCTCAGTACCCAGCTACCAACGTAGAAGTTGCTGGTCACACTGACTCCGTAGGTCCAGACGCTTACAACCAGAAGCTGTCCCAGCGTCGTGCTGACGCTGTTAAGCAAGTCCTGGTTAAAGACGGCGTTGCTCCTAGCCGTATCACCGCAGTAGGTTACGGCGAATCCCGCCCAGTTGCTGACAACGCAACTGAAGCTGGTCGTGCCATCAACCGTCGCGTAGAAGCGTCGGTAGAAGCTACCGCTAAGTAAGTAATTACTGAGTGGTAGAAAAAAGCCCGGCTTAGGCCGGGCTTTTTTTCGCCTGGAATTTGCCTCAGGCGCTGGCGGCTTCTGTCAGCTGGGCGACCTGTGCCATGCCGGCCACCTGGCCAATCACCAGGATTGCCGGGCTCTTCAGGGCGAACGCCTGCGCATCCTCGTGCATGCGCCACAGCTCGCTGCGGCACTCGCGTTGCTGCGCCAGCGAGGCATTTTCGATCATCGCCACTGGCGTATCCGCCGCCATGCCGCCTTCAAGCAATTGCTCGCGAATCTCCTCCAGCTTCGCCACGCCCATGTAAACCACCAGCGTCGTACCACCCTCGGCCAAGGCTCGCCAGTTCAGGCGGCTGTCGTCCTGAGTATGTGCGGTGACCAGCGTTACGCCGCGACTGACCCCTCGCAACGTCAGGGGAATATCGCAATTCGTCGCCCCTGCCAGCCCTGCTGTGATTCCGTTGACCAACTCCACCTCGACCCCACGCTCGCGCAGCCAGGTGGCCTCTTCGCCACCCCGGCCGAAAATGCAGGGGTCGCCGCCCTTGAGGCGCACCACGCATTTGCCCTGGCGCGCATAGCGCAGCATCAGGCGGTGGATAAAATCCTGCGGCGTCGAGCGACAGCCGCCGCGTTTGCCGACGGTAATCACTCGCGCATCGCCGCAATGCTCCAGCACCGCCGGGTTGACCAGGTCATCGATCAGCACCACATCGGCGGCGTGCATCGCCCGTACCGCCTTGAGGGTCAGCAACTCCGGATCACCGGGGCCTGCGCCCACCAGCCAGACTTTTGCGCTCATTTTGTTGCCCTCACACACTGATTGCGATTGGCTGCGGGTTGCTGGCCAATAGACGTTTGATTTCCGGTACACAGGAACCACATTGCGTGCCGCAGCCCAGTTCCTGTTTGAGCCCCTCCAGGGCCAGGCCCCGGGCAATGCCGGCATACACCGCGTTTTCGCTGACGTTCTTGCAGTTGCACAGGATCTTGCTGCTCGCCGCCGCGCCGCCGGGTGCTGCGCTTAAGGGCGCCAACAGCCAGCGCCGCAACTGATCGTCGGTGCGACCTTCCAGCCACAGGCTTTGCAGCCAGTGGCGGGCCAGGGTTTCACCCGCCAGGCGCACCGCCGTAATACGGCCTTTCTCGATCTTTACCCGCTTGCCGATGGAGCGACGTGGGTCGTCGTAGGCCATCACCGGCCCGTCATGCAGGCCCAGCAGTTGGTCGATACGGGTCAACAGTTGCAGGTCGGGTGCCTCGGTATGTGCCGCGCGTACCAGCAACGCTGGCCGTTCACGGCCGGCCAGGCTCAGGCTGACGTAGGCAAAGCCCTCGCACAGTGGGCGCAAGGCTTCGAAGTGTTGCTGAACATCGCCTTCGATCAGTGCAAACAACTGCCACGGCAGTTGCACGGCTTCCAGGCGTACGCCGCTGTGCTTGAGTTCCGGCTGTTTGGATAACGGATCGAATGCTGGCTGGGTGAGGCCATTGACGCCGCCCTTGAGAAAACGATCGCCCCAGTGCATGGGCAGGAAGGCTTGGCCGGGACGCACACTGTCATCGCTGCTGACCGCGACGATCAGGTGGCCACGACGGCTTTTCAGGTTGACCAGGTCACCGTCCTTGAAACGATGCCGGCGCAGTTCGTCCGGGTGCAGGCTGAGCCGCGCCTCACTGACGTGACCGAACAATTGCGCGGCGGTGCCGGTGCGGCTCATGCCATGCCATTGGTCGCGCAGGCGTCCGGTGATCAGGGTCAGGGGGAAGCGTGCGTCACGCTGCTCCTTGGCTGCTCGATAAGGATCGGCGATAAAGTGTGCGCGGCCATTGTCGGTCGGGAAGAGCCCATCGGTGTACAGGCGCGGTGTTCCAGCCTGGGCGCCCAGGGGAAATGGCCACTGCTGCGGGCCGATCTGGTCGAGCAGGGCATGGCTGATACCCGACAGGTCCAAGTCACGGTCGCGGGTCAGCAGCTTGTACTCGTCAAAGAGCTGCGCCGGTTGCTCGAAGGCGAACAGGCTGTTCAAGCCAGGGCGCAGACGACGCTCCAGACGCTGTGCGAAATCCACGGTAATCGCCCAGTCCGCACGTGCTTCACCCGGTGGGGCAATGGCCTGGCGCACATGGGAAATACGCCGTTCGGAATTGGTCACCGTGCCTTCTTTTTCGCCCCAACTGGCGGCGGGTAACAGCAGGTCGGCATAGGCGGCGGTTTCGGTGGTACGAAACGCCTCCTGCAACACTACAAACGGGCAGGCTGCCAGGGCCGCGTGCACGTTGTTCTGGTCTGGCAGCGATTGCGCAGGGTTGGTACAGGCAATCCACAGGGCCTTGATCTTGCCCGCCTGCACCTGTTCAAACAGTTCGATGGCAGTGAGGCCAGGGGTAGCCGGTAATTGCTCCACGCCCCAATACGCGGCCACTTCAGCCCGATGCTCTGGGTTGGCGGCCTCCCGATGCCCGGGCAGCAGGTTGGACAAGCTGCCCGTCTCGCGGCCGCCCATGGCGTTTGGCTGGCCGGTCAACGAGAACGGCCCGCAACCTGGGCGGCCGAGGGTTCCGGTCGCCAGGTGCAGATTGATCAGCGCGCTGTTTTTCGCACTGCCGGCGGTGGACTGGTTGAGCCCCATGCACCACAGCGATAAAAAGCTGCTGGAGGTGCCTACCCATTCGGCACACAGGCGTAATTGCTCGACGCTGATACCGCACAACTGCGTGACCATCTGTGGCGTGTAGTCGTGCACCAGGCGTTTGAGTGCGGCCAGGCCGTCGGTGTGGGCCTGGATAAAATCACGGTCGATCCAGTCTTCCCACAGCAGCAGGTGCAAAATCCCGTGGAAGAGCGCCACGTCTGTGCCCGGCAGGATCGCCAGGTGCAGGTCAGCCAAATCACAGGTATCTGTGCGGCGCGGGTCGATCACCACGACTTTCATCTGCGGCCGCCGTGCCTTGGCCTCTTCCAGGCGTCGGAACAGTACCGGGTGGGCGTAGGCCATATTGCTGCCGACGATCATCACGCAGTCGCTGCATTCGAGATCTTCATAGCTGCATGGCGGCGCATCGGCGCCCAGGCTGCGCTTGTAGCCGACCACCGCCGAGGACATGCACAGCCGCGAGTTGCTATCGATATTGTTGGTGCCGACCAGGGCCCGGGCCAGCTTGTTGAAGCTGTAGTAATCCTCGGTCAGCAACTGCCCGGAGATGTAGAAGGCCACGCTGTCGGGCCCGTGTTCGGCGATGGTCTCGGCGAATACGTTGGCCGCATGTTCCAGGGCGGTGTCCCAACTGGCGCGGGTGCGGGCCAGGCCCTTGCCCAGGCGCAACTCCGGGTACAAGGCGCGGGCGCTGAGGTCGCCGGTCAAATGCAGGCTGGCGCCTTTACTGCACAGCTTGCCGAAGTTGGCCGGGTGGCTGGGGTCGCCTTGCACGCCGAGGATCTGTTCGCCGTCATGCTCGATCAGCACGCCGCACCCCACCCCGCAGTAACAGCAGGTGGACGCGGTGGTCTGGCGGTTCATCAACCGGCGTCCCGCAGGGCCAGCATCACCCGGCCGTTTTCCACACGGGCGGGATGATGATGGGCGCAGCCGATATCCGGCGCCAGGGCTTCGCCGGACGCCAGGTCAATCTGCCAGTTGTGCAGCGGGCAGGCCACGCGTTTGCCGTAGATCAGGCCTTGGGACAGCGGGCCGCCCTTGTGCGGGCAGCGGTCGTCGAGGGCAAAGACTTCGTCGTCGCTGGTACGAAAAATCGCGATGTCGCCTTTGGGCCCATTGATGATGCGCGAGCCCAGGGTGTTGATCTCGTCGAGGGCACAGATATCCAACCAGTTCATGCCGGCACCTCCAGTTGTTTGACGGGGATGACCTCGAACTCCTTTTTCAGCAGCGGCTGTTCCAGGCGTTCTTTCCACGGGTCCTGTTCGAACGACAGGGAGAATTGCAGGCGCTCATTGAGGGCCTTGCGCCGGGCCGGGTCTTCCAGTACGGCTTTCTTGATGTGGTCCATGCCCACCCGTTGCAGGTAGTGCACGGTGCGTTCCAGGTAAAAGGCCTCTTCGCGGTACAGCTGCAGGAACGCGCCGTTGTATTCGCGCACTTCCTCGGCGGTCTTGAGCTTGACGAAGAACTCGGCGACTTCGGTCTTGATCCCGCCGTTGCCACCGATATACATCTCCCAGCCGGAGTCCACACCGATAATGCCGACGTCCTTGATACCGGCTTCCGAGCAATTGCGTGGGCAACCGGACACCGCCAGCTTCACCTTATGCGGCGACCACATGTTGAACAGGTCATGCTCCAGTTCGATTCCCAGCTGTGTGGAGTTCTGCGTGCCGAAGCGGCAGAACTCGCTGCCGACGCAGGTCTTCACGGTGCGGATGGATTTGCCGTAGGCGTGGCCGGACGGCATGTCGAGGTCCTTCCACACGCCGGGCAAGTCCTGCTTCTTGATGCCCAGCAGGTCGATGCGCTGGCCGCCGGTGACCTTGACCATCGGCACGTTGTACTTGTCGGCCACGTCGGCGATGCGCCGCAGTTCCGAAGGATTGGTCACACCGCCCCACATCCGTGGGACGACGGAGTAGGTGCCGTCTTTCTGAATATTGGCGTGGGCCCGTTCGTTGATCAGGCGCGATTGCGGATCGTCCTTGGCTTCACCCGGCCAGGTGGAAATCAGGTAGTAGTTCAGCGCCGGGCGGCAGGTGGCGCAGCCGTTCGGGGTGCGCCAGTTCAGGTAGCCCATGGTGCCGGCGATGGTCAGCAAGTGCTGTTCGCGGATGGCCTGGCGGATTTGCCCGTGGTTGAGGTCGCTGCAACCGCAGATGGCTTTTTCGCTCTTGGGTTTGACATCGGCGGCACCGCCCACGGTGTTGATCAGGATCTGTTCCACCAACCCGGCGCAGGAACCGCAGGAGCTGGCGGCCTTGGTGTGTTTTTTCACCTCGTCGACGCTGAACAGCCCGTGTTCCTGGATAGCCTTGACGATGGTGCCCTTGCACACGCCATTGCAGCCGCAGACTTCGGCGTTGTCGGCCATGCTCATGGCTTTGTCCTGGCCTTGATGGCCGACGTCACCCAGGGCGTTTTCGCCGAACATCAGGTGGTCGCGGATCTCGCCAATTGCGTGGTTCT
This genomic window contains:
- a CDS encoding zinc transporter ZntB, producing the protein MFEEENAQWGLVHALVLDGKGGARSIARTELDDLHMQPQESLWLHWDRSHPQTQTWLRTSSGLSEFACDLLLEENTRPRLLPLPDAELLLFLRGVNLNPGAEPEDMVSVRIFAAASRVISLRLRPLRATDELLVQLEEGTGPKTASELILYMAQYLTHKVQDLVSDLSEIVDIEEEKLDADERYTPEHGSVLQIRRRAAGLKRFLFPQRDIFAQLTRIKLPWFCDDDADYWNELNNSLTRYLEELELTRERVGLVLETEDRRLSVRMNRTMYRFGIITGIFLPMSFLTGLLGINVGGIPFSSSPYGFVIACLLMVSVALGQWWLFRRLRWV
- a CDS encoding mechanosensitive ion channel family protein, encoding MELDLWTQSLVTAMTALWTKVANFIPNLFGALVLVLLGFVVAKLLDTLLSKLLAKLGLDRLMAGTGLTKLLGRAGLQVPISTLIGKIVYWFVLLIFLVSAAQSLGLERVSATLDMLALYLPKVFGGALVLLVGVLLAQLANGLVRGAAEGVGLDYAAGLGRIAQGLVIIISISVAISQLEVKTDLLNHVIVIVLITVGLAVALAMGLGSREIAGQILAGIYVRELYQVGQQVRVGEVEGQIEEIGTVKTTVLTDDGDLVSLSNRILLEQQVSSR
- the sigX gene encoding RNA polymerase sigma factor SigX; protein product: MNKAQTLSTRYDPRELSDEELVARAHTELFHVTRAYEELMRRYQRTLFNVCSRYLGNDRDADDVCQEVMLKVLYGLKNFEGKSKFKTWLYSITYNECITQYRKERRKRRLMDALSLDPLEEASEEKTPAPEEKGGLDRWLVHVNPIDREILVLRFVAELEFQEIADIMHMGLSATKMRYKRALDKLREKFAGETET
- a CDS encoding OmpA family protein — translated: MKLKNTLGLAIGTLIAATSFGALAQGQGAVEGQLFYKKQFNDSVKHIEDGYNPGASIGYFITDDVSVNLNYDTTNHTRSNDGTGNQKIKGDTGSVTAQYHFGQAGVDSLRPYVEGGFGHQSRTNVQADGHSGRDQSTLAIAGAGVKYYFTNNLFARAGVESDYNLDNGKWDYSALVGLGVNFGGNAGAAAPAPTPAPAPEPVPEPEAPVAQVVRVELDVKFDFDKAVVKPNSYGDVKNLADFMAQYPATNVEVAGHTDSVGPDAYNQKLSQRRADAVKQVLVKDGVAPSRITAVGYGESRPVADNATEAGRAINRRVEASVEATAK
- the cobA gene encoding uroporphyrinogen-III C-methyltransferase codes for the protein MSAKVWLVGAGPGDPELLTLKAVRAMHAADVVLIDDLVNPAVLEHCGDARVITVGKRGGCRSTPQDFIHRLMLRYARQGKCVVRLKGGDPCIFGRGGEEATWLRERGVEVELVNGITAGLAGATNCDIPLTLRGVSRGVTLVTAHTQDDSRLNWRALAEGGTTLVVYMGVAKLEEIREQLLEGGMAADTPVAMIENASLAQQRECRSELWRMHEDAQAFALKSPAILVIGQVAGMAQVAQLTEAASA
- a CDS encoding nitrate reductase, with product MNRQTTASTCCYCGVGCGVLIEHDGEQILGVQGDPSHPANFGKLCSKGASLHLTGDLSARALYPELRLGKGLARTRASWDTALEHAANVFAETIAEHGPDSVAFYISGQLLTEDYYSFNKLARALVGTNNIDSNSRLCMSSAVVGYKRSLGADAPPCSYEDLECSDCVMIVGSNMAYAHPVLFRRLEEAKARRPQMKVVVIDPRRTDTCDLADLHLAILPGTDVALFHGILHLLLWEDWIDRDFIQAHTDGLAALKRLVHDYTPQMVTQLCGISVEQLRLCAEWVGTSSSFLSLWCMGLNQSTAGSAKNSALINLHLATGTLGRPGCGPFSLTGQPNAMGGRETGSLSNLLPGHREAANPEHRAEVAAYWGVEQLPATPGLTAIELFEQVQAGKIKALWIACTNPAQSLPDQNNVHAALAACPFVVLQEAFRTTETAAYADLLLPAASWGEKEGTVTNSERRISHVRQAIAPPGEARADWAITVDFAQRLERRLRPGLNSLFAFEQPAQLFDEYKLLTRDRDLDLSGISHALLDQIGPQQWPFPLGAQAGTPRLYTDGLFPTDNGRAHFIADPYRAAKEQRDARFPLTLITGRLRDQWHGMSRTGTAAQLFGHVSEARLSLHPDELRRHRFKDGDLVNLKSRRGHLIVAVSSDDSVRPGQAFLPMHWGDRFLKGGVNGLTQPAFDPLSKQPELKHSGVRLEAVQLPWQLFALIEGDVQQHFEALRPLCEGFAYVSLSLAGRERPALLVRAAHTEAPDLQLLTRIDQLLGLHDGPVMAYDDPRRSIGKRVKIEKGRITAVRLAGETLARHWLQSLWLEGRTDDQLRRWLLAPLSAAPGGAAASSKILCNCKNVSENAVYAGIARGLALEGLKQELGCGTQCGSCVPEIKRLLASNPQPIAISV
- the nirD gene encoding nitrite reductase small subunit NirD, whose protein sequence is MNWLDICALDEINTLGSRIINGPKGDIAIFRTSDDEVFALDDRCPHKGGPLSQGLIYGKRVACPLHNWQIDLASGEALAPDIGCAHHHPARVENGRVMLALRDAG
- the nirB gene encoding nitrite reductase large subunit NirB, with amino-acid sequence MKKLKLVMIGNGMAGVRTLEELLKLSNELYDITVFGAEPHTNYNRILLSPVLAGEQTFEEIVLNDLDWYLDNHVKLLLNRKVVQIDRVKRKVIAEDGTEAEYDRLLIATGSTPFILPIPGNTLQGVIGYRDIADTQAMIETAKTHKHAVVIGGGLLGLEAANGLMLRGMHVTVVHLGEWLLERQLDKTSGQLLQTELESRGLVFRLCEQTQALHDAGNGRVGSVQFKNGDIIPADLVVMAAGIRPNTELAEKSGIPCNRGILVNDTMQTYDPRIYAIGECASHRGIAYGLVAPLFEQAKVCANHLAQLGFATYKGSVTSTKLKVTGIDLFSAGDFMGGEGTETITLSDPIGGVYKKLVIKDDILVGACLYGDTADGGWYFRQIRENHAIGEIRDHLMFGENALGDVGHQGQDKAMSMADNAEVCGCNGVCKGTIVKAIQEHGLFSVDEVKKHTKAASSCGSCAGLVEQILINTVGGAADVKPKSEKAICGCSDLNHGQIRQAIREQHLLTIAGTMGYLNWRTPNGCATCRPALNYYLISTWPGEAKDDPQSRLINERAHANIQKDGTYSVVPRMWGGVTNPSELRRIADVADKYNVPMVKVTGGQRIDLLGIKKQDLPGVWKDLDMPSGHAYGKSIRTVKTCVGSEFCRFGTQNSTQLGIELEHDLFNMWSPHKVKLAVSGCPRNCSEAGIKDVGIIGVDSGWEMYIGGNGGIKTEVAEFFVKLKTAEEVREYNGAFLQLYREEAFYLERTVHYLQRVGMDHIKKAVLEDPARRKALNERLQFSLSFEQDPWKERLEQPLLKKEFEVIPVKQLEVPA